From Brucella pseudogrignonensis, a single genomic window includes:
- a CDS encoding DUF3971 domain-containing protein, translating into MKRIVRLAADGDDGGVFVIGRRKRSFFSLCSHAVLSLCIALVLIGGVGFVILRGGVTSNMLREEAQKNLTRLLGDRASASIGSAGFSLDQNSLVALEARDVSISDPGQRIEIQNIKSVRLGLAPLPLLTGNVRVAELEIDGAAFDLPEQEGAGFWKSLPYDKRGFVDFDVLSDDLFSAMRRNLELLHDQNTKALSLMNTTVRFKAGDEQQSIEIRKLRLIEDAGRIKLDGTVVWNGKIIAVDGNIDRKGEDNELDSFKVNISNIPLDLGSSAAVAPIIDGNRVNPAHFELKGNASLTLSGKTAHAEEPDTIGAELAVDGIDMQLGRVEDVRGSAVLRLEHSVGSQKIEVLPSRVQLGGLQAQFNGAFGPDFQAQDAVSDPSYRFEILTTSAISMPAESSDPPLSFGVRIAGSFLSKQQRIQFSNLDVQTASGELYGQGSIGFGSGSPEMIFMLRIPEMPVADAKHLWPIDVADGARAWVLKNLFGGRLTDSRIEISLAGGRFNGPGLPPPLTDEEIKADFNVEQTRFDVIGELPPVRDVNGTVSVRGARTTIKLDKGVAYTPDNRQADVSEGTLFIPWGPQRPVIANLDLLVSGQAAAIAEIAGKKPIDVLKNVPFLPQDVTGDVKSRVKVSFAVSKDPPPGTLKWEADIGFKNLSIGKPVGGSKVTDADGNIKVDQTAAIITADAKLDGIPAKITMTEPVDRSGPAKRDQQVRLEIDDKSRDKVLPGLKDVFSGPISIDLGMEENGKRHVVANLDKTQVDLPWLGWRKGSGIASKAEFDLVKSTGSDGKIDIRNLVLTGDAFGAKGSFSIAGGDLQSADLTDVRLNRSDRLSIKATKGTGGYRVNVSGSKFDARSLIKQFSDVGKKTGGSKGNTTRVVVSAQIDQVTGFNDETLRNVAVSYESAGSKISGVSVNAQTSSGESFVATNNDQGDARSVSLQSNDAGAILRFFDFYDKMRGGKITVGLAGQGNGPLSGQIDARNFSIINEPRLAKIVSSSPSTGGTSLNQAVKRDIDVSRVDVERGFSLIEKGTGYLKLSKGVLRSPTVGATFQGTLYDPQGNMSMTGTFMPAYGVNRIFGEVPIFGALLGNGRDRGLLGITFKLEGTAKAPQVIVNPISIIAPGIFRSIFEF; encoded by the coding sequence ATGAAGAGAATCGTGCGCCTGGCGGCTGACGGAGATGATGGAGGCGTGTTCGTAATCGGGCGTCGTAAACGCTCATTTTTTTCGTTGTGCTCTCACGCTGTTCTGTCGCTATGTATCGCACTTGTTCTGATCGGCGGAGTTGGTTTTGTTATTTTGCGTGGTGGCGTGACCAGCAATATGCTCCGCGAAGAAGCTCAGAAAAATTTGACTCGTTTACTCGGTGATCGGGCATCTGCTTCAATTGGGAGTGCTGGATTTTCGCTAGATCAGAATAGCCTGGTGGCCTTAGAGGCCCGTGATGTGTCAATTTCTGATCCCGGGCAGCGCATCGAAATCCAGAATATTAAGTCGGTACGCTTGGGGCTTGCGCCGCTTCCGCTTTTGACCGGCAATGTGCGGGTTGCGGAATTGGAAATTGATGGCGCGGCGTTTGATTTGCCTGAACAGGAAGGAGCAGGGTTTTGGAAGTCTCTGCCTTATGACAAGCGCGGTTTTGTAGATTTTGATGTGCTTTCGGATGATCTTTTTTCTGCGATGCGCCGAAATCTTGAACTGTTACATGACCAGAATACAAAGGCTCTGAGCCTGATGAATACAACGGTGCGGTTTAAGGCTGGGGATGAGCAGCAGAGCATAGAAATCAGAAAGCTGCGACTGATTGAAGATGCAGGCCGCATCAAGCTGGATGGAACTGTTGTATGGAACGGCAAGATAATTGCTGTTGACGGGAACATCGATCGCAAGGGTGAAGATAACGAACTTGATTCATTCAAGGTCAATATCAGTAATATTCCTCTCGATCTGGGTTCGTCTGCAGCGGTCGCACCAATAATTGATGGCAATCGGGTTAATCCCGCCCATTTTGAACTCAAAGGTAATGCAAGTCTCACGCTCTCGGGAAAAACGGCTCATGCTGAAGAACCGGATACAATTGGCGCAGAGTTAGCCGTTGATGGCATCGACATGCAGCTTGGACGTGTTGAGGATGTGCGTGGATCGGCTGTGCTGAGGCTGGAGCATTCCGTTGGTAGTCAGAAGATTGAAGTGTTGCCGTCGCGTGTCCAGCTGGGTGGGTTGCAGGCTCAGTTCAATGGCGCTTTTGGACCAGATTTTCAGGCTCAGGATGCAGTTTCTGATCCTAGTTACCGCTTTGAAATACTGACAACTTCTGCGATCAGCATGCCAGCCGAATCGAGTGATCCACCACTTTCGTTTGGTGTGCGAATTGCTGGAAGTTTCCTATCAAAACAGCAGCGAATCCAGTTCTCAAATCTCGATGTTCAAACCGCAAGCGGCGAACTCTATGGCCAGGGCAGTATTGGTTTCGGGAGCGGTTCGCCGGAAATGATTTTCATGCTGCGCATTCCGGAAATGCCTGTCGCCGATGCAAAGCATCTTTGGCCTATTGACGTTGCTGACGGCGCACGTGCCTGGGTATTGAAGAATCTTTTTGGTGGTCGCCTGACAGATAGCCGCATCGAAATTTCTTTGGCAGGTGGTCGCTTTAATGGGCCCGGGCTTCCTCCACCGCTGACGGACGAAGAAATAAAAGCTGATTTTAATGTCGAACAGACGCGTTTTGATGTTATTGGTGAATTGCCACCTGTTCGCGATGTCAACGGAACAGTGAGCGTTCGTGGTGCACGTACGACCATCAAGCTTGATAAGGGCGTTGCTTACACGCCTGATAACCGACAGGCAGATGTTTCTGAAGGTACGTTGTTTATTCCCTGGGGACCGCAGCGTCCGGTTATTGCAAATCTTGATCTACTGGTGTCGGGACAAGCAGCCGCTATTGCAGAAATCGCTGGGAAAAAGCCGATTGATGTTCTTAAAAACGTGCCTTTCCTGCCGCAGGATGTCACTGGCGACGTTAAATCGCGCGTTAAAGTCAGTTTTGCAGTGTCGAAAGATCCGCCACCCGGAACTCTCAAGTGGGAAGCTGATATCGGCTTTAAAAACCTCTCTATAGGCAAACCTGTTGGTGGATCAAAGGTTACTGATGCTGATGGAAATATAAAGGTTGATCAGACAGCTGCGATAATTACTGCTGATGCAAAGCTTGATGGTATTCCTGCCAAAATCACAATGACCGAGCCTGTTGATCGTTCAGGGCCAGCAAAGCGCGACCAGCAAGTTCGACTCGAAATCGACGACAAGTCGCGTGATAAAGTGCTGCCGGGCTTAAAGGACGTCTTCTCAGGGCCAATTTCGATTGATCTTGGAATGGAAGAAAATGGCAAACGACATGTGGTGGCGAACCTTGACAAAACTCAGGTTGACTTACCTTGGCTCGGTTGGCGTAAGGGCAGCGGTATAGCGTCCAAAGCAGAGTTCGATCTCGTTAAAAGCACTGGCAGTGATGGCAAGATCGACATTCGCAACCTCGTGCTGACTGGTGATGCATTTGGCGCAAAGGGTAGCTTCTCTATTGCCGGTGGCGACCTACAGTCGGCAGATTTAACTGATGTGCGGCTTAATCGTTCTGATAGGCTCTCCATAAAGGCCACTAAGGGAACGGGTGGATACCGCGTGAATGTCAGCGGTTCTAAGTTTGATGCACGATCGCTGATCAAGCAATTTTCTGATGTAGGTAAGAAAACTGGTGGCTCCAAAGGCAACACTACACGCGTTGTTGTAAGCGCGCAGATTGATCAGGTTACAGGGTTTAATGATGAGACCCTGCGCAATGTTGCCGTTTCTTATGAAAGTGCTGGAAGCAAAATCTCTGGTGTGTCCGTAAACGCCCAGACGTCTTCTGGGGAGTCATTTGTCGCCACTAATAATGATCAGGGCGATGCGCGTTCTGTGTCTTTGCAGTCCAATGATGCTGGCGCGATCCTTCGTTTCTTTGATTTCTACGATAAGATGCGGGGCGGAAAAATTACAGTTGGCTTGGCGGGCCAGGGCAATGGTCCGTTGAGCGGTCAGATTGATGCCAGAAACTTTTCGATCATCAACGAGCCTCGCCTTGCAAAAATTGTTTCTTCTTCGCCATCAACAGGTGGCACAAGCCTCAATCAGGCCGTTAAACGTGATATCGACGTATCCCGAGTTGATGTGGAGCGCGGCTTCTCTTTGATAGAAAAAGGCACAGGATATTTGAAGCTTTCGAAGGGCGTTCTTCGATCGCCAACCGTTGGGGCAACGTTTCAGGGCACTCTTTATGATCCGCAGGGAAATATGTCGATGACCGGCACATTCATGCCTGCTTATGGCGTGAACCGGATCTTCGGTGAAGTACCGATCTTTGGCGCGCTTTTGGGCAACGGACGTGATCGCGGTCTTTTGGGTATAACGTTCAAGCTTGAAGGTACCGCTAAAGCGCCACAAGTAATTGTCAACCCGATTTCAATTATTGCTCCCGGTATTTTTCGTTCGATCTTTGAGTTTTGA
- the tyrS gene encoding tyrosine--tRNA ligase translates to MSGFKSDFLRTLSERGFIHQMSDESGLDELLVKETVTAYIGFDPTAPSLHAGGLIQIMMLHWLQHTGHRAVALMGGGTGMVGDPSFKDEARKLMTEDTIADNIAGIKRVFANYLTFGNGPKDALMVNNADWLRDINYLEFLRDVGRHFSVNRMLSFDSVKTRLDREQSLSFLEFNYMILQAYDFVELNKRYGVRLQMGGSDQWGNIINGIDLGHRMGTPQLYALTSPLLTTASGQKMGKSLGGAIWLNADMLSAYDFWQYWRNTEDADVERFLKLYTTLPLDEIAKLAALGGSEINEAKKILATEITAILHGRDTAEEAADTARKTFEDGELSENLPTVGVHKATLNDGIGVLALMVLAELCATNGEARRHIEGGAVRINDEVVTDPRLSINASALNDQGVIKVSLGKKRHVLIRPA, encoded by the coding sequence ATGTCCGGTTTTAAATCCGATTTTCTTCGCACGCTTTCCGAGCGCGGCTTTATTCATCAGATGTCTGATGAAAGCGGCCTCGACGAATTGTTGGTTAAGGAAACCGTGACAGCCTATATCGGCTTTGATCCGACAGCGCCAAGCCTGCATGCAGGCGGCCTGATTCAGATCATGATGCTGCATTGGCTGCAACATACAGGCCATCGCGCTGTAGCCCTTATGGGTGGCGGCACAGGCATGGTTGGCGATCCATCCTTCAAGGATGAAGCACGCAAGCTTATGACCGAAGATACCATTGCCGATAATATCGCCGGTATCAAACGCGTCTTCGCAAACTACCTGACTTTCGGCAACGGTCCGAAAGACGCGCTGATGGTCAACAATGCTGACTGGCTGCGCGATATCAATTATCTCGAATTCCTGCGCGATGTTGGCCGTCATTTCTCGGTTAACCGCATGTTGTCGTTTGATTCTGTCAAAACACGCCTGGATCGTGAACAGTCGCTTTCGTTCCTCGAATTTAACTACATGATTCTTCAGGCCTATGACTTCGTTGAGCTTAACAAACGTTATGGCGTACGCCTTCAGATGGGCGGCTCCGATCAGTGGGGCAATATCATCAACGGTATCGATCTCGGTCACCGTATGGGTACGCCACAGCTCTACGCCCTCACCTCGCCATTGCTGACCACAGCTTCTGGCCAGAAGATGGGCAAGTCGCTGGGCGGTGCGATCTGGCTAAACGCAGATATGCTCAGTGCCTATGACTTCTGGCAGTATTGGCGCAATACAGAAGATGCAGACGTCGAACGCTTCCTGAAGCTCTACACAACGCTGCCACTGGATGAGATCGCTAAGCTGGCAGCTCTCGGTGGCTCTGAAATCAACGAGGCGAAGAAAATCCTCGCCACCGAGATTACCGCAATTCTACATGGTCGCGATACAGCCGAAGAAGCCGCTGATACCGCTCGCAAAACGTTTGAGGACGGTGAACTTTCTGAAAATCTTCCGACCGTTGGCGTGCACAAAGCGACACTCAATGATGGCATCGGTGTGCTTGCATTGATGGTGCTTGCTGAACTTTGCGCCACCAATGGCGAAGCACGTCGTCACATTGAAGGCGGCGCAGTTCGCATTAATGATGAAGTTGTGACCGACCCTCGTTTGTCGATCAATGCATCAGCACTTAACGATCAAGGCGTTATCAAAGTTTCGCTTGGCAAGAAGCGTCACGTGCTGATCCGTCCTGCTTAA
- a CDS encoding anhydro-N-acetylmuramic acid kinase, with the protein MADLKRAIGLMSGTSMDGIDIALVTTDGESLVERGPSSAVSYSDGFRARLKAALIDALSISDRSERPGVLRQLEHDQTLLHAIAVQDFLYENSLDPKDIDVIGFHGQTVLHRPREALTVQIGDGALLAAETGIPVVYDMRAEDMRNSGEGAPLIPAYHAALAANLPSGLEGPVVFVNIGGISNLTYVDEAGRLMAYDSGPGNMLIDQWMELHERGSYDPGGITAMSGVVDDALAARYLDHAFFKGNHRRSLDRGDFIVPAKDTVDLATGARTLAYVSAASILRSASHLPSQPRTYVVSGGGRKNAAIMSELSALTEHEGARVVDADNVGIDGDAMEAEAWAYLAVRSMRGLPLTYPTTTGCDKPVSGGVLVLPPQ; encoded by the coding sequence ATGGCCGATTTGAAACGCGCAATTGGGTTGATGAGCGGCACGTCGATGGATGGTATCGATATCGCGCTTGTCACCACCGATGGCGAGAGTTTGGTCGAACGCGGACCATCTAGTGCAGTTTCTTATTCTGATGGATTTCGCGCACGGTTGAAGGCAGCTCTTATTGATGCGCTTAGTATCAGTGATCGCAGTGAGCGTCCTGGCGTTCTCAGACAACTTGAACATGATCAAACCCTTCTTCATGCGATTGCCGTTCAGGATTTTCTCTATGAGAATTCATTGGACCCGAAAGATATTGATGTGATCGGGTTCCATGGTCAGACCGTACTGCATCGCCCGCGCGAGGCGCTCACCGTTCAGATCGGCGATGGAGCATTGCTTGCCGCAGAAACCGGCATTCCTGTTGTTTATGACATGCGCGCAGAGGATATGCGGAATAGTGGTGAGGGTGCCCCGTTGATCCCGGCCTATCATGCGGCTCTCGCTGCCAACTTGCCTTCAGGTCTTGAAGGGCCGGTCGTCTTCGTCAATATCGGCGGCATATCCAACCTCACTTATGTCGACGAAGCAGGCAGGCTGATGGCCTATGATAGCGGGCCGGGCAACATGCTGATTGATCAATGGATGGAACTGCATGAGCGGGGCAGCTATGACCCGGGCGGTATCACAGCAATGAGCGGTGTCGTTGATGATGCTCTGGCCGCTCGTTATCTCGATCACGCGTTTTTCAAAGGGAATCATCGCCGATCGCTGGATCGTGGCGATTTTATCGTTCCGGCAAAAGATACTGTGGATTTAGCTACAGGTGCACGCACACTCGCATATGTGAGTGCAGCCTCCATTCTGCGTTCTGCATCGCATTTGCCGTCACAGCCCCGTACTTATGTGGTGAGCGGCGGCGGACGTAAGAATGCGGCCATTATGTCTGAGCTGAGTGCGTTGACTGAACACGAAGGCGCTCGTGTCGTTGACGCCGACAATGTTGGTATCGATGGCGATGCAATGGAAGCGGAAGCATGGGCCTATCTGGCTGTGCGATCCATGCGTGGGCTTCCACTGACATATCCAACCACAACGGGTTGCGATAAGCCTGTGTCGGGCGGGGTTCTGGTTCTTCCGCCACAATAA
- a CDS encoding alpha/beta hydrolase → MPEVIFNGPAGRLEGRYQPSREKNAPIALILHPHPQFGGTMNNKIVYDLFYMFQQRGFTTLRFNFRGIGRSQGEFDHGAGELSDAASALDWVQALHPDSKNCWVAGYSFGSWIGMQLLMRRPEIEGFISVAPQPNTYDFAFLAPCPSSGLIIHGDQDKVAPPKDVQVLVDKLKTQKGITITQNTMPGANHFFTGQGDLLIDECSEYLDRRLAGELVEVRQKRLR, encoded by the coding sequence ATGCCAGAAGTCATTTTCAACGGCCCAGCCGGACGCCTTGAAGGCCGTTATCAGCCTTCACGCGAAAAGAACGCACCAATAGCGCTTATCCTGCATCCGCACCCGCAGTTCGGTGGAACCATGAACAACAAGATCGTTTATGATCTGTTCTACATGTTTCAACAGCGCGGTTTTACGACGCTTCGCTTCAATTTCCGTGGCATTGGCCGCAGTCAGGGCGAGTTCGACCACGGCGCTGGCGAACTGTCAGATGCGGCAAGCGCCCTTGACTGGGTTCAGGCTTTGCATCCAGATTCCAAGAATTGCTGGGTTGCCGGTTATTCGTTTGGTTCATGGATCGGTATGCAGCTTCTGATGCGCCGCCCGGAAATCGAGGGCTTCATCTCAGTCGCTCCGCAGCCAAACACCTATGACTTCGCGTTCCTCGCACCTTGCCCTTCATCGGGTCTGATCATTCACGGTGATCAGGACAAGGTTGCACCTCCAAAGGACGTGCAGGTGCTTGTCGACAAGCTTAAGACACAGAAGGGGATCACGATCACCCAGAACACAATGCCGGGTGCGAACCACTTCTTCACCGGACAGGGTGATCTTCTGATCGATGAGTGCTCGGAATATCTGGATCGTCGCCTTGCTGGCGAACTGGTTGAAGTCCGCCAGAAGCGTCTGCGTTAA